A segment of the Lycium barbarum isolate Lr01 chromosome 7, ASM1917538v2, whole genome shotgun sequence genome:
TTTCTGCCTATTGTATAATCTTGGATTTCAATAAAAATAAAGCACATTGAAGCTCATCGCAGATAAATCATGTATACAATAAGCCATGTAAAGGACATTTAAATCCAATAATATTAGACTATAAGTCTTGCCAGGTGATCTATACATGCTAAAGGGAATGGATAAAGTCGACAAATAAAGCTGCATGAACTAAAGGCACCAGAAAATCGTGTATACAATAAGCCATGTAAAGGACATCTAAACCCAGTGATATTAGACTATTAGTCTTGCTAGGTGGTCTATACATGCTAACGAGATGAATGAAGTCCACAAATAAAGCTGCATGAACTAAAGGCACAGAGTCATTGAATGCTTCTCAATGCTTTCAGCATTGCTATTTGGAAACCTATCACAGAGCAGCTAAAGAAATAGAAACAGCCCCGATCAAAGTGTGTTTGTTACATGTTTGTATCTTGAATTGTAAGTAATAAGTCATTTTCCCTTGCAAACATTCTAAATCCTTACTAAACATCACTTGCTTCAATCAGAACTTAGACATTGTTAATACTTAAGTATATCGTCTAACACGCTATATTCATACCTTATCCTACAAATTATACAATTACCATATACAACCAGTCCTTATATTCCACCAAACACATGAAAATGATACAGAAAAATGTCTACAAAACTAATTTCCACACTTCCCTTTGTGCCAAACACATCCTGGAGGTTTATCTATTGTCACTTATTCACAAAAAGGTATATATATTCCATGAACATTCCTAATGTTAatatcaacatacaacaacacCATAGATAATCAAATTCTTAAAAGTACCAATACCATTGCTAGACAAACAAAAACACAACCAATAGCTCAATCGGATTATCATCAAAAGCTAAacacatactccctccgtcccaatttaggTGTCTTACTTTTCCTTttggtttgtcccaaaaagagtatctctttctatatttagtaagttttttaATTCCAACATTCTACGTGGCAAATTTacgaccacaagattcaaaagtctccctTTAGCTCTTAAAgtgcccagtcaaactaagacacttaaattgggacggagggactATATTTTTCACCAAAATTAATTCCACAAAAAGCACTTTCTTTTGTATCAAAACACACCCGAGAGATTTATCTATTGTCACTTACATAAAATGGTTCACTTATTATCCAAAAACAAAATTCCGAGATCATTATTAATGTTAAAAGTAACATACAACAGCACCATGGATAATCAAATATTTAGACATACCAATAGCAGAGTTTGACAAACAGAGTACAACCAACATTTTAATTAGATTATAAAAGCTAAATACTTaacaaaaaaaaacactaaaaaagggaaaaagaaacaTACCCTTTTCTCAGCAAGAAAGTTCTTAATCTCAATAGACTTATTCCCACCAGTAATTGAAGCATTAATCGGAAAATAGACTATTGATTCTTATGgccctaaattaaagatgtgtcaATGTACTAATATGTCCACTGAATCTTGTGGCTGTAGACTTGTCACGtatgatgtttgaattgtcaacttactaaatatagaaagagacactctttttgagCCACACCAAAcggaaaagtaagacacttaaattgggacaggCGGAGTAACATACAACAACATCATAGATGATCAAATACTGAAAAGCACCTAAACCATTGTTACACAAACACCATTTCAATCAGATTATCATCAAAAGCTAAATACATAACAAAAAaacaccaacaaaaaaaaaaaaaaaaggaaaaagaaacatACCCTTTTCTCACCAAGAAAGTTCCTTATCTCAATAGACTTATTTCCACCAGTAATAGAAGCATTAATAGGAAAATGAGCATAAACAAAACGCATCTTATATCTATACCCTTTAGTAACACCAGTTATCAAATTATTAACATGACTAAGTGCTGTCCTAATTGCAGCAGTTGTCTTTCTTGAACCAAACCAAGCATCAACCTTAAGCTTTTTTTGTCCTGTTTCTTCATCCTTAATTAACTGAAAATCAAGATTCAAATGTTTGAAGTTTCTTGCTAGTTTGCCACGTGGACCTTCAACTTCTATTTGTTTTGCTTTTACTTTGATGTTTATCCCATCTGGAATATCCATTGTTTCTGATGACAGAATTGTCTTCATTTTTTGTGGAGTTTCTTGAAACAATGCAAAAACCCTAGAGAGTTTTGTTTAAGGATGGTGTAATAAGGATTAATATTAAACCTAGAAATGATGTCTTTGGGTTATTGAACTAAATGGGCCTTTAAAATATGGTCTAGCCcaagataatattttttttgcTAAGATTGGCCCATTTCTATGTTTATGGGATGAAAGGAGTTTTTGCAGAGATTGTCCTTCAAAagcgctgatctttaatttttccccCCTAATATCcgtggtctttaattattgcaTTTGTTgttcatttaatgaaaatatccagACCTGCTTCGTTAGGCATAAGTTCTGTATATCTATCTTCGGAAATTGGACTTTTGCTTCGCTCGACATAAGTTCTGTAGGAAATAAGTTATGTGGCATAAGTTGTTTAGTATTTTTCAGATTACATTGACTGTTGAAAGTTTTGCCGTGCTCAACATAACTCGTTGGCATATTGTGATAGGTTTGGCGAGCGAAATGTAAATTTTGTCGAACGACATCTAAAGTTATGCCGCGCGCAAAGTGctgaaggacaaaagttaaagaccacaaTTTGAGGacgaaaaattaaagaccaccccgaaataAGGGCCTTTGTGCGAATCATGACCTAGgatgaacaacaacatacccacatAACCACTTTTTTACACCTCTACTAAAAATTAGCCAAATCTCAAAATGAATTAACATTTGGTCGCACTTTAATGCAAAACATATATTTAGACAAAAATACCTTTAACTAAAAGACGAAAAAGTTTCATCAATTAGCATAGTATGTTGAAGTTCGAAACTTTTACAAGTGAAACTCAAAATACCCTACGGAAATCCGACACACTATGTAACATTAGCATAAGTATTGTTAAGTAGTATATTAAGTAGTATTAATTAATGATAAGTATAGTTAAGTAGTGTTAAGTAGCATTAACTAGAGTGAGAAGGTCTGCCTTCTCTCTTGAGTCTTGAACTTCCCTTGCATTTCCTCCAACACAGGCCATACGATTAATATTCTCCCATATTAGTTGGCCATATTATTATTAAGTATATCCGTTCTAAAAtatttgttcatttacaaaatcaagatagaattaattaaaaTTTTCCTATTTTGACCTTAAGATTAATTGCTTTTGAAAGTaaccaatattgattagagtACAATTTATTAGAGAGAAATAAGGGCAATGTTGTAAAAATACactttttatttatgatttcttaaaggGTGTATAAAGGGTAAATTGACAAGTAATATGTGATGGAGGGAGTATATGGCAAGCAAGTAGTGTCTTCACTAAAGAGAAGCATGCGATATTGCGATGCTAGTGAAGACATGAGCTAACTATCATACGTAAATTCCTTCGAATTGAACTTGTCCTACTATTGACCGAATTTGCACTGAATTTAGCAAATTGATAGGGCTTGTTGTCCCAATAGGAGCCTACAATTTAGAAACTATTTATTCCCtcagtctcaaattatttatcgtgattgctaaaaataattatctcaaataatttattattttagaagttcaagacacaattatttttttctttctcattttacccttagtagaatTTTCTCATTAATCGAGTATGAGACATAAATAtagtaaacatttaatggagagagattataacttagacataaataagagtAAAGTTAGTAGATATCCTGCCTAATATATATTTCTACAtgtaaaacaaaaaacaaaaaaacataaataattgAGATGGAGGGAATATTGATTTTGACTAAGAAGAGGACCACAAAAGCGTGTACGGTAGGAACTTCATAACTATTTGTGGAAAATGCACATGAAACTTCTAAAGTAGATTGTCGATTTCAAACCACTTTAGCTATGTGAATTAACTTGCCTGAGTTACATTGACAACAACACTATTTAGAATTGGACGCGTTATATCACATCCAAGACCCCATAGgcattcctatttttttttttccccactAATAAAGCCACGGTCTAAATCTCGACCTACCATTGCCAAAGTAAAAGTGGATATCGATATTACAAAATCAACTCTGAATGAAATGCAAATTGAGATAAGGAATGGTGCCTTTTATTAATAAATTTCGTGTTTAGTCAAATAACATCACTTAAATTGGAACGAAGGAAATGTATATAATATCATTGTTAATTCCAAGTATCACAAGAAGTCTTAGAAACTTGTATATTTAATTGATAGGATTTGCAGAAAATTCTAACTTCCAAATTCTAGACTTTGGAAAAGAGAAAAGGGATTGTTAAACAAGGTAACAATATCTTCAGGGTATTAAATAAATTAGGATGAATTCAGTTTTTGGCTATTGAGTTTAAGAAAAGTCAAAGGTCTATTATTccatccggataaaaaaaaatgttcacttagccttttttctTGGGTAAAAGAAAGTgttcacttattaaatcaagaaataattaatcTTATCTTTTCAGAATTGCCCTTATTAAGTGTgatgtgatcaaatcccaatgtttatttaattaagggtagtttaatcaatttacatattttttttcttggagtgagtagtttgttaaggggtgtgcaaatgattaagtgaactcttttttaaTCGGGAGGGAGTAATTCATAAGGAGGCAGCAGTCAACACACTCAACACTATACAATCATATTATTGAAAGCTTTTCTGGTGGAGAAAATTCTTGGAAAGCAACTATAGGCTAATACAGTAAAATAAAAGAGCCCTTAGTGCATACTCTTTTTGTCACTCTATATATTCTTGTTTATGAGTTTATCTTGTTTTATAATCCCCACGAGTCCCATTGGCCTTACTAGTTTGACCCCATTGCTATAATAAGTGTAAAAAAGTGAAATCTCCTTCTTCTTTAGTTCAAGATTTTGCAGAAAGTCTCAAGAACCAAAATATGGAGATAACCAATTTCAGAACATTTCTTGGCTTTCTATTGGTATTACTTAGCAGAATTTGTGTCTGTAGTGCTACAGAGAGTGATATTTATTGCTTGAAATCAATAAAAGATTCATTACAAGATCCTTTCAATAGTTTGGACTCTTGGTATTTCAGCAATACTACCGAAGGTTTCATCTGCCGTTTTCCAGGAGTTAATTGCTGGAATGATAGTGAGAATAAGATATTTAGCATCATACTTTCAGATTTTGGACTAATAGGTGAGTTTCCTCAAGGCATTCGAAATTGTTCAAGCTTGACCGGTTTAGATCTTTCTGGCAACAAGTTGTATGGAACTATCCCTTCTGATATTTCAGTAATACTTGAATATGTTACATCACTTGATCTCTCAAATAACACATTTTCCGGCAATATTCCACCTGATATAGCTAATTGTGCATACCTTAATTTTCTGAAGTTGGGCAACAATAATCTAGAAGGTGAAATTCCAAGCAGAATAGGCTACTTGCCTCGCCTTAAGACGTTCAGTGTAGCCAACAATTATTTGACAGGGCCCCTTCCATCGTTTGTTAGCAAACAAATCAGACCTAAGAGTTTTGCGAACAATCCAGGGCTTTGCGGTAAGCCTTTGGGTGAATGTGAGTATTCTGAGGACTCTGGGATATGGAAATATATCGATCGTGCTTCATTCATCGAAGCGTTTGTGATTGGTTGGGTACTTGTCTTTACATTGGTTTTAGTCCTTCAATTGTTTCAATTTCCTACCAAGACTATCAACAAGATAGTTTCATTGAGCATAGGGAAGCTGAGGAGAAAGGAACATTTAACTTCAGGAAGTGAAGAGGAATTAAGCAGCCAACAGAAGGTAAAGATCCTGCTAAATTTAAAGTTTTCCCCTGCATTGGTGAGTTGAAATATTTTGCTGCACCGCTGAGTTACTCTTTCTGCTTTAATTCTAGTTTTGTGATTATTCCTTGCAAGTCCATCATGTTATATTTTCTTGACTGGAGAAACAAATGGAGTTGGTATAAATTCTTTATTTGAGATGAATGAACCTAATAGATGGAGTATAAATTTCTATTCTGTTGTGTGTTCGTTGTACTGATTCAAATCACTGTTCTACAGATATTAAAGCTGGAGAAGTTTGTTACAAGAATGAGCTTAAAGGAGCTGGAAAACGCGACTTCTGATTTTAGTGAAGACTATTTAGTAGGAAATGGAATGTTGGGCAAAGTATACAAAGCATTTCTACCAAATGGCTGGACACTTGCAATCAAGAAGCTGAATGATTGGGAGAATTTGGAGGACGAGTTTGTCACCGAGATAACAACTCTCGGTGGTCTGAGGCATCAGAACCTATTGCCTCTAATAGGTTTCTGTGCTGAGAAGCAAGAAAGACTTCTTGTTTACAAATACATGCATAAAGGAAGTCTTCATGAATGGCTGCACACGGATGAAGATAAGGCCAAGATTTTGGACTTCCCTCTTAGAGTTAAAATTGCACTCAGAATAGCAACAGGCCTGGCTTGGCTTCATCATGGTTGCGAATTACACGTTACACATGGAAGCATAAGCACACGATGTATCTTGCTAGATCAAAATTTTGAACCGAAATTATCCAACTTTTGGGAAGCCAAATTTTGGAGTAAGAATGACACAGCGTTGAGTTGGAGTCTTTTCCCAGTTGCTGAATATTCAGGTTTAGGTTCTTACAAGCAAGACATCTATTGCTTCGGTGTTGTGCTTCTCGAGCTTGTAACTGGGAAGGAACCACATGAATTGACAAGCTCCAGAAATCTATTTGATCACTCGCCTTGTCTACTTGATGCAGACAGAGATTTGCTTGGGAAAGGAGTCGACGATTTAATCCTCCAATTTCTTGAGTTAGCTTGTAACTGTGTGAAGTTCTTTCCTAATGAAAGGCCAACATT
Coding sequences within it:
- the LOC132604311 gene encoding large ribosomal subunit protein uL6z/uL6y-like, which codes for MKTILSSETMDIPDGINIKVKAKQIEVEGPRGKLARNFKHLNLDFQLIKDEETGQKKLKVDAWFGSRKTTAAIRTALSHVNNLITGVTKGYRYKMRFVYAHFPINASITGGNKSIEIRNFLGEKRVRKVDMLDGVTVLRSEKVKDELVLDGNDIELVSRSAALINQKCHVKNKDIRKFLDGIYVSEKGRIVEEE
- the LOC132604312 gene encoding probably inactive leucine-rich repeat receptor-like protein kinase At5g48380, whose translation is MEITNFRTFLGFLLVLLSRICVCSATESDIYCLKSIKDSLQDPFNSLDSWYFSNTTEGFICRFPGVNCWNDSENKIFSIILSDFGLIGEFPQGIRNCSSLTGLDLSGNKLYGTIPSDISVILEYVTSLDLSNNTFSGNIPPDIANCAYLNFLKLGNNNLEGEIPSRIGYLPRLKTFSVANNYLTGPLPSFVSKQIRPKSFANNPGLCGKPLGECEYSEDSGIWKYIDRASFIEAFVIGWVLVFTLVLVLQLFQFPTKTINKIVSLSIGKLRRKEHLTSGSEEELSSQQKILKLEKFVTRMSLKELENATSDFSEDYLVGNGMLGKVYKAFLPNGWTLAIKKLNDWENLEDEFVTEITTLGGLRHQNLLPLIGFCAEKQERLLVYKYMHKGSLHEWLHTDEDKAKILDFPLRVKIALRIATGLAWLHHGCELHVTHGSISTRCILLDQNFEPKLSNFWEAKFWSKNDTALSWSLFPVAEYSGLGSYKQDIYCFGVVLLELVTGKEPHELTSSRNLFDHSPCLLDADRDLLGKGVDDLILQFLELACNCVKFFPNERPTLLEVYDTLKNMSQGQREWIRKIPLSTDISS